In the Leptotrichia sp. oral taxon 212 genome, one interval contains:
- a CDS encoding DpnD/PcfM family protein, producing the protein MKKFYILLEEHTVEKFEIEAEDMDEAFKIVEEKYYNGEFVLEPGNVSHRLMSGETADGKECTEWVEF; encoded by the coding sequence ATGAAAAAATTTTATATACTGCTTGAAGAACATACAGTGGAAAAATTTGAAATTGAAGCAGAAGATATGGATGAAGCATTTAAGATTGTAGAGGAAAAATACTATAACGGAGAATTTGTACTTGAACCAGGAAATGTCTCGCATAGACTCATGTCTGGAGAAACAGCTGATGGAAAAGAGTGTACAGAATGGGTTGAGTTTTAG
- a CDS encoding Sau3AI family type II restriction endonuclease has translation MLPYDETSPQDIENYAKKLIGKTFYDVLKEYFKENELELEKTLSKNKGKLGNLIEEYYFYYKPNSNPHADFEKANTELKVTPYVKGKNGILRAKERLVIGMIPNDKPIETNFEKSHVLEKLQLILLILYFHDKNKNKLDYSIDFVKLFSILGENCKKDLEIIKKDYKIIIDKIISGNAHKLSEGDTNYLGACTKGSTAEKSLQKQYYGDIPAKRRAFSLKQSYMSYVLNTYIVGNVPTYESIVKEDETVYFEDIVLKKIYENIGLTIEELCKKYNIENKPKQVNSILIYRMLGVKSENAEEFEKANIEIKTVRVEKNNHTKESMSFPAIKIKKFVKENFENSEIYNFFSEKKFLFVVFKKNEADEYQLTGAKFWNMPIDELETIGMLEWNLYRDKFEKGVNFQVEKQSDGKVIVKNDLPKKSETKIFHLRPHASKAKYVINGCEYGNGSNSDTDELPNGDKITKQCFWLNNDYIIEIIKDIINKGEEK, from the coding sequence ATGTTGCCATATGATGAGACAAGTCCTCAGGATATTGAAAATTATGCAAAAAAGTTAATAGGAAAAACATTTTATGATGTACTGAAAGAATATTTCAAGGAAAATGAGTTAGAATTAGAAAAGACCTTGAGTAAAAATAAAGGTAAATTAGGAAATTTAATAGAAGAGTATTATTTTTATTATAAGCCTAATAGCAATCCACATGCAGATTTTGAAAAAGCTAATACAGAATTGAAGGTAACTCCATACGTAAAAGGGAAAAATGGAATATTAAGAGCAAAAGAAAGACTTGTAATAGGTATGATTCCTAATGACAAGCCTATAGAAACTAATTTTGAGAAATCCCATGTATTGGAAAAGTTACAGTTGATTTTATTAATACTGTATTTTCATGATAAAAATAAGAATAAACTAGATTACAGCATTGATTTTGTTAAATTATTTTCAATCCTGGGAGAAAATTGTAAGAAAGATTTAGAAATAATAAAAAAGGACTATAAAATAATAATTGATAAGATAATTTCCGGAAATGCCCATAAGCTGTCTGAAGGAGATACCAATTATTTGGGTGCCTGTACCAAAGGAAGTACAGCAGAAAAAAGCTTACAGAAGCAATATTATGGGGATATACCTGCAAAAAGAAGAGCTTTCTCTTTGAAACAGTCATATATGTCCTATGTTTTAAATACTTATATTGTTGGAAATGTACCAACTTACGAATCTATTGTTAAAGAGGATGAAACTGTATACTTTGAAGATATAGTTTTGAAGAAGATATATGAAAATATAGGCTTAACAATAGAGGAACTATGTAAAAAATATAATATTGAAAATAAACCGAAACAGGTAAATAGCATTTTAATTTATAGAATGCTGGGAGTGAAAAGTGAAAATGCTGAAGAATTTGAAAAGGCAAATATAGAAATTAAAACAGTAAGAGTTGAAAAAAACAATCATACGAAAGAAAGTATGTCATTTCCAGCAATAAAAATAAAAAAATTTGTAAAGGAGAATTTTGAAAATTCAGAAATTTATAATTTTTTTTCAGAAAAGAAATTTTTATTTGTTGTGTTTAAGAAAAATGAGGCAGATGAATATCAACTTACAGGGGCTAAATTTTGGAATATGCCAATAGATGAACTGGAAACTATTGGAATGCTGGAATGGAATTTATACAGGGATAAATTTGAAAAAGGTGTAAATTTTCAAGTAGAAAAACAGAGTGATGGGAAGGTAATAGTAAAAAATGATTTGCCAAAAAAAAGTGAAACTAAAATTTTTCATTTAAGACCACATGCAAGCAAAGCAAAATATGTTATCAATGGTTGTGAATACGGTAATGGAAGTAATAGTGATACAGATGAGCTGCCGAACGGTGATAAAATAACAAAACAATGTTTCTGGCTGAATAATGATTATATTATTGAAATAATTAAAGATATAATAAATAAAGGGGAGGAAAAATAA
- the dcm gene encoding DNA (cytosine-5-)-methyltransferase, whose amino-acid sequence MELTVAELFAGVGGFRVGLNKIKDFDRKTGLAKENKIWDFVWGNQFEPSTKAQHAYNCYVKRFGIENNSNEDINKVDKKLIPEHNLLVGGFPCQDYSVARSLNGEKGIKGKKGVLFWDIKDVLIEKKSPFVLLENVDRLLKSPASKRGRDFAIMLKTFDELGYYVQWRVINAGDYSMPQKRRRVFIFAFKKNLKYSKKFKQNKENIFNKVFPVKIDSEKEINLNKYENILKLSDEYSEGKFFESGIIIDGTVFHYNVNSIKEEIFSLEKVIEIAESYNTPDLKGYLVTSDKLEKWKYLKGSKKIERKTGTGHSYIYSEGNMAFPENMEEPARTMLTSEGTVNRSSHIIYDKKAKNYRTLTEIECEMIQMFPPNWTDTMPRRNRYFMMGNALVTGIISRLEPTLKEIIENE is encoded by the coding sequence ATGGAGTTAACAGTTGCAGAATTATTTGCAGGTGTTGGGGGTTTCAGAGTCGGTTTGAATAAAATAAAGGATTTTGATAGAAAAACAGGATTAGCAAAAGAGAATAAGATATGGGATTTTGTTTGGGGAAATCAGTTTGAGCCTTCAACAAAAGCACAACATGCATATAATTGTTATGTAAAAAGATTTGGAATAGAAAATAATTCAAATGAAGATATAAATAAAGTTGATAAAAAATTGATACCGGAACATAATTTATTAGTCGGAGGATTTCCCTGTCAGGATTATTCTGTAGCAAGAAGTCTTAATGGAGAAAAAGGTATTAAAGGGAAAAAGGGAGTTTTATTCTGGGATATAAAAGATGTTTTAATTGAAAAAAAATCTCCTTTTGTACTTCTGGAAAATGTAGATAGGCTTTTAAAATCACCAGCAAGCAAAAGAGGAAGAGATTTTGCAATAATGCTTAAGACATTTGATGAATTAGGATATTATGTGCAATGGAGAGTCATAAATGCGGGGGATTATTCAATGCCGCAAAAAAGAAGAAGAGTATTTATATTTGCTTTTAAGAAAAATTTAAAGTATAGTAAAAAATTTAAACAAAATAAGGAAAATATTTTCAATAAGGTATTCCCAGTAAAAATAGACTCTGAAAAAGAGATAAATTTGAATAAATATGAAAATATTTTAAAATTAAGTGATGAATATTCAGAAGGCAAATTTTTTGAAAGTGGAATCATAATAGATGGAACAGTTTTTCATTATAATGTAAATTCAATTAAAGAAGAAATCTTTTCTTTAGAAAAAGTAATAGAAATAGCAGAGAGTTATAATACTCCTGATTTAAAAGGATATTTAGTTACAAGTGATAAACTCGAAAAATGGAAATATCTGAAAGGCAGTAAAAAAATAGAAAGAAAAACAGGAACAGGGCATTCATACATTTACAGTGAAGGAAATATGGCTTTTCCTGAAAATATGGAAGAACCTGCAAGGACGATGCTCACAAGTGAAGGAACAGTAAACAGATCTTCTCATATTATTTATGATAAGAAAGCAAAAAACTATCGTACCTTGACAGAAATAGAATGTGAAATGATACAGATGTTCCCTCCAAATTGGACAGATACAATGCCAAGAAGAAATAGATACTTTATGATGGGAAATGCTCTGGTAACAGGAATAATTTCAAGGTTAGAACCAACTTTAAAAGAAATAATTGAAAATGAATAA
- the gatC gene encoding Asp-tRNA(Asn)/Glu-tRNA(Gln) amidotransferase subunit GatC — MLSKEDVLKIAKLSKLEFSENEIETFRTDLNKIFDHMEELNSVDTTDVEPLFNVLDLKDVLRKDVVKDSGIKKDILKNSPNSDDEFIIVPKVVGENADN; from the coding sequence ATGCTGAGCAAAGAAGATGTTTTAAAAATAGCAAAATTGTCAAAGCTGGAATTTTCAGAAAATGAGATTGAAACATTTAGAACAGATCTGAATAAAATTTTTGACCACATGGAAGAGTTGAACAGTGTTGATACTACTGATGTTGAGCCGTTGTTTAATGTGCTGGATTTAAAAGATGTGTTAAGAAAAGATGTTGTCAAGGATAGCGGAATTAAAAAGGATATCCTGAAAAATTCACCAAATAGTGATGATGAATTTATAATTGTACCAAAAGTTGTTGGAGAAAACGCTGATAATTAG
- a CDS encoding DUF4253 domain-containing protein, translating to MGNINLLAEKIKCDYEKISEDSEITEVTERYFELLEEGKKQGFIPVFVEVKDYFNEEFPEYEEYERTRGEILENYKKVDCDQWFKERRQEYIENGYLNQKYEFSDDSDYLDYFKNFNKDETLYLNSIFDQETGKIRENVGLFKIPSDKVYEIPGWFLFGGFNECPLPEEIIAISKYWHEKYDARIIAITDSEIEFYLEKFPETQQEAEKLAIEQFLVSEDLVFQIYDEMEELSKGLYKSRNWYFWWD from the coding sequence TTGGGAAATATAAATTTACTTGCAGAAAAAATAAAATGTGACTATGAAAAAATTAGTGAAGATAGCGAAATAACAGAAGTTACAGAAAGATACTTTGAGTTATTGGAAGAAGGTAAAAAACAAGGCTTTATCCCTGTTTTTGTCGAGGTAAAAGATTATTTCAATGAAGAATTCCCTGAATATGAGGAATATGAAAGAACAAGAGGTGAAATTTTAGAAAACTATAAAAAGGTAGACTGTGACCAGTGGTTTAAAGAAAGAAGACAGGAATACATAGAAAATGGGTATCTAAATCAGAAATATGAATTTTCTGATGACAGCGATTACTTAGATTATTTTAAAAACTTCAATAAAGATGAAACTTTGTATTTAAACTCAATATTTGATCAAGAAACTGGGAAAATAAGGGAAAATGTAGGATTATTTAAAATTCCGTCAGATAAAGTCTACGAAATTCCAGGATGGTTTTTATTTGGTGGATTTAACGAATGTCCTTTACCAGAAGAAATCATAGCTATCAGTAAATATTGGCATGAAAAATACGATGCAAGAATTATTGCTATAACTGACTCTGAAATAGAATTTTATTTGGAAAAATTTCCGGAAACACAGCAAGAGGCGGAAAAATTGGCAATAGAGCAGTTTTTAGTTAGTGAAGATTTAGTTTTCCAAATTTATGATGAAATGGAAGAACTTTCAAAAGGATTGTATAAATCAAGAAATTGGTATTTTTGGTGGGATTAG
- the gatA gene encoding Asp-tRNA(Asn)/Glu-tRNA(Gln) amidotransferase subunit GatA: protein MSLYRKTASEIAEMIKNKEVTSEEVTREFLQRIDSLEDKIGVFSSILHEKSLESAKKYDNDNNEDKRKDYDNKLLFGVPVALKDNILSKGDLTTASSQILKNYEGVYDATVVERLKKAGVPIIGKANMDEFAMGSSNENSSIKPASNPWALDRVPGGSSGGSAAAVAAQMVPIALGTDTGGSIRQPASLTGTVGIKPTYGRVSRYGLMAFGSSLDQIGALAKSTEDLARIMQIISGHDEKDPTTAEVEVPDYLKSLNNDLKGLKIGLPKEYFTEDLDKDIKEVVDKAVAQLKELGAEVKEVSLPYTKYAISTYYIISSAEAASNLSRYDGVRYGVRKSDENIEEMYVKSRSEGFGPEVKRRIMIGNYVLSSGFYDAYYKKASQVRRLIKEDFEKALNEVDIILTPVSPTTAFKKGEKVTDPVQMYLGDIFTVSINMAGVPAISVPAGFVNGLPVGIQLIGNYFREDLLFNVSHKFEEARGKIEYPEL from the coding sequence ATGAGTTTATACAGAAAAACAGCCAGTGAAATAGCTGAAATGATAAAAAATAAGGAAGTTACATCTGAAGAAGTAACAAGGGAATTTTTACAAAGAATAGACTCGCTGGAAGATAAGATAGGAGTATTTTCGAGCATTTTACACGAAAAATCACTGGAAAGTGCAAAAAAATACGATAATGACAATAATGAAGATAAAAGAAAAGATTATGATAATAAATTATTATTTGGAGTTCCTGTGGCATTGAAGGACAATATTCTTTCAAAAGGTGATTTGACTACGGCTTCATCACAGATTCTTAAAAATTATGAAGGAGTATATGATGCGACAGTAGTTGAAAGGCTTAAAAAGGCAGGAGTTCCCATAATAGGAAAAGCGAATATGGATGAATTTGCAATGGGGTCATCAAATGAAAATTCATCAATAAAGCCTGCTTCAAATCCATGGGCATTGGATAGAGTGCCGGGCGGAAGTAGCGGAGGATCGGCTGCTGCAGTGGCTGCACAGATGGTTCCGATAGCACTGGGAACTGACACAGGAGGAAGTATAAGACAGCCAGCAAGCCTTACGGGAACAGTAGGAATAAAGCCGACATACGGAAGAGTGTCAAGATATGGTCTTATGGCATTCGGTTCTTCTCTTGACCAGATAGGTGCATTGGCAAAGTCAACTGAAGACTTGGCAAGAATTATGCAGATAATATCAGGGCATGATGAAAAAGATCCAACAACAGCAGAAGTTGAAGTGCCTGATTATCTAAAAAGCCTGAATAATGATTTGAAAGGCTTAAAAATAGGACTTCCTAAAGAATATTTCACAGAAGATCTGGATAAGGATATAAAAGAAGTTGTGGATAAAGCTGTGGCACAGCTGAAAGAACTTGGAGCTGAAGTAAAGGAAGTGTCATTGCCTTATACAAAATATGCAATATCAACTTATTATATAATTTCATCGGCAGAAGCGGCATCAAATCTTTCAAGATATGACGGTGTAAGATACGGTGTAAGAAAAAGCGATGAAAATATAGAAGAAATGTATGTGAAATCAAGAAGCGAAGGATTCGGGCCTGAAGTAAAGAGAAGAATAATGATAGGAAACTATGTGTTAAGTTCAGGATTTTACGATGCATACTATAAAAAGGCCTCGCAGGTAAGAAGACTTATAAAAGAGGACTTTGAGAAGGCATTAAATGAAGTTGACATTATATTGACTCCTGTTTCTCCTACAACAGCCTTTAAAAAAGGGGAAAAAGTTACTGATCCGGTTCAGATGTATTTGGGAGATATTTTTACTGTATCAATAAATATGGCAGGAGTTCCTGCAATCTCAGTTCCAGCAGGATTTGTAAATGGTCTTCCTGTAGGAATACAGCTGATTGGAAATTATTTCAGGGAAGATTTACTGTTCAATGTTTCCCACAAATTTGAGGAAGCAAGAGGGAAGATAGAATATCCTGAACTGTAA
- the dcm gene encoding DNA (cytosine-5-)-methyltransferase, producing MYKLNFGDSTEEEIESIKLNKKLKVATVFSGIGAIEHALKRMVIEHEIVFACDNGDVDILSKKIKAKTIEELKKEIKLLEKEKINKEIFEEYITLKIEIEQLTEENLNDKKSKKILKEYNDKLSMFYEKMKTLYIQNQIKNLSYEEKKNYIDSLYKKEVARNKVRQSYFANYNIKEENFHWNVSFLDGTEYRDKVDLFVGGSPCQSFSLVGKQRGLQDTRGTLFYEFARLVGEIRPKVFIYENVRAVLGNDGGRTWEIMKQVFSDLGYDWNYKILNSKDYGIPQNRERVFVVGFRKDLKLRKKFTFPDPVKLEKTMQDFLIENVSGKYYLREKGVNFVLSEKNLTKRFTQVDGDIQLCQKKNQQFNWHGDFKFVEDNKVKEETMQDLEKYFLSEKIVKYVMATGTKGFCSKPKTDLEIARPLLKTMHKMHRAGVDNYVTTEGRLRKLTPRECLRLMGFCDSFKIVVSDTSMYQQAGNSIVVDVLIAIMKKIINSYDFK from the coding sequence ATGTATAAATTAAATTTTGGAGACAGTACAGAAGAAGAAATTGAAAGCATAAAATTAAATAAGAAGTTAAAAGTTGCTACAGTTTTTAGTGGTATCGGAGCAATTGAACATGCATTAAAGCGGATGGTCATAGAACATGAAATAGTATTTGCCTGTGATAATGGAGATGTTGATATTTTATCAAAAAAAATTAAAGCTAAAACAATAGAAGAATTAAAAAAAGAAATTAAATTGTTGGAAAAAGAAAAAATAAATAAAGAAATTTTCGAAGAATATATAACATTGAAAATTGAAATAGAACAGTTAACGGAAGAAAATTTAAATGATAAGAAATCAAAAAAAATATTAAAAGAATATAATGACAAACTATCAATGTTTTATGAAAAAATGAAAACATTGTATATTCAAAATCAAATAAAAAATCTTTCTTATGAAGAGAAAAAAAATTATATTGATAGTCTTTATAAAAAAGAAGTTGCTAGAAATAAGGTTAGACAAAGTTATTTTGCTAATTATAATATTAAGGAAGAAAATTTTCATTGGAATGTATCATTTTTAGATGGAACAGAATACAGAGATAAAGTTGATTTATTTGTTGGAGGTTCTCCTTGTCAAAGTTTTAGTTTGGTTGGAAAACAAAGAGGATTACAAGATACAAGAGGTACATTGTTTTATGAATTTGCAAGACTTGTTGGTGAAATAAGACCAAAAGTATTTATTTATGAAAATGTGAGAGCAGTTTTAGGGAATGATGGTGGAAGAACTTGGGAAATAATGAAACAAGTTTTTTCAGATTTAGGTTATGATTGGAATTATAAGATTTTAAATTCAAAAGATTATGGAATACCACAAAATAGAGAAAGAGTCTTTGTAGTAGGATTTAGAAAAGATTTAAAGTTAAGAAAAAAATTTACATTCCCAGATCCTGTTAAGTTAGAAAAAACAATGCAAGATTTTTTAATTGAGAATGTTTCGGGAAAATACTATTTACGTGAAAAAGGAGTTAATTTTGTTTTATCAGAAAAAAACCTGACAAAAAGATTTACACAAGTTGACGGAGATATTCAATTATGTCAGAAGAAAAATCAACAATTTAATTGGCATGGAGATTTTAAATTTGTAGAGGATAATAAAGTAAAAGAAGAAACAATGCAAGACTTAGAAAAATACTTTTTATCAGAAAAAATTGTGAAATATGTAATGGCAACAGGAACAAAAGGCTTTTGCTCCAAACCTAAAACAGATTTAGAAATAGCAAGGCCTCTTTTAAAAACAATGCATAAAATGCATAGAGCCGGAGTAGATAATTACGTTACAACAGAAGGAAGATTAAGAAAATTAACTCCTAGGGAATGTTTAAGATTAATGGGATTTTGTGATAGCTTTAAAATTGTTGTTTCAGATACTTCAATGTACCAGCAAGCAGGAAATTCAATAGTTGTAGATGTTTTAATTGCAATTATGAAAAAAATAATAAATTCATATGATTTTAAATAG
- a CDS encoding HNH endonuclease encodes MMMNINKMRFNINNQNYEFEIIDTLEYITLADSFVKNKIGTGHGEAVLYVGSGDNTHNNYFFKDLNGLNCFFLKKDFENFLKETEEEYLNPSQNYIKKENMSSKLFDLKNKCNQMIDSFLYFQLDYVDREPPRIYMRSNSEYYEFMREIALPNISYLSILKLRNSFNGSIWYYFKIFVDYKLNIIGYRTFEEIKQEEQINQMQIPEQEKEMLIKSRIGQGKYRENLLKECPYCPFTLIDDKRLLVASHIKPWSKSNNYEKIDSKNGFIFTPTYDRLFDRGLITFDDDKKLIVSPWLSLINQNRLKIFTGILIENLNLDKRRKEYLKYHRENIFKV; translated from the coding sequence ATGATGATGAATATAAATAAAATGAGATTTAATATAAATAATCAAAATTATGAATTTGAAATAATAGATACATTAGAATATATTACACTTGCAGATTCTTTTGTAAAAAATAAAATAGGAACAGGACACGGAGAAGCAGTATTGTATGTGGGAAGTGGAGACAATACACATAATAATTATTTTTTTAAAGATTTGAATGGTTTAAATTGTTTCTTTTTAAAAAAAGATTTTGAAAATTTTTTAAAAGAAACAGAAGAAGAATATCTAAATCCATCCCAAAATTATATAAAAAAAGAAAATATGTCTTCAAAATTATTTGATTTAAAAAATAAATGTAATCAAATGATTGATAGTTTTTTATATTTTCAACTAGATTATGTTGATAGAGAACCTCCAAGAATTTATATGAGATCAAATTCAGAATATTATGAATTTATGAGAGAAATAGCCTTACCTAATATTTCTTATTTATCTATTTTAAAATTAAGAAATTCGTTTAATGGAAGTATTTGGTATTATTTTAAAATTTTTGTAGATTATAAACTTAATATTATTGGTTACAGAACTTTCGAAGAAATTAAACAAGAAGAACAAATAAATCAAATGCAAATACCAGAACAAGAAAAGGAGATGCTAATTAAATCTAGGATAGGTCAGGGAAAATATAGAGAAAATCTATTAAAGGAATGCCCTTACTGTCCCTTTACTCTGATAGATGATAAGCGATTATTAGTGGCATCTCATATAAAGCCCTGGTCTAAATCAAATAATTATGAAAAAATAGATTCAAAAAATGGATTTATATTTACACCAACTTATGATAGATTATTTGATAGAGGACTTATTACATTTGATGATGATAAAAAATTAATAGTTTCACCTTGGTTATCTTTAATAAATCAGAATAGACTTAAAATTTTTACAGGTATACTGATAGAAAATTTAAATTTAGATAAAAGAAGAAAAGAATATTTAAAATATCATAGAGAAAATATTTTTAAAGTTTAA
- the gatB gene encoding Asp-tRNA(Asn)/Glu-tRNA(Gln) amidotransferase subunit GatB, with product MSMEYETVIGLEVHCQLKTKTKVWCSCNADYDNEAPNVSTCPICTGQPGALPKLNEEVLNYAIKAALALDCEINGESQFDRKNYFYPDSPKNYQITQYFKPYAENGKLHIVTNSGKESEVGIERIQIEEDTAKSIHTASESLLNYNRASVPLIEIISKPEIKNAEEAYAYLNTLKDRLKYTKVSDVSMELGSLRCDANVSVRKKGDTVLGTRTETKNLNSFKAVVRAIEYETNRQIEVIENGGRVVQETRLWDEEQGVTRPMRSKEEAMDYRYFPEPDLPRVIISDDRLEKVRKDMPEFADEKAKRFIGEYKLNEKEAATLAGELDLAEYYEAMVNESGEPKLSANWMLTEVLRVLKEKNIGIEKFSVSSGNIAKLIKLIKANVISSKIAKEVFELLLLEDKDPEIIVKEKGLIQITDNSEIEKIVEQVLEENQQSVEDYKAGKSNALKYLVGQAMRLSKGKANPQMINELILKKLD from the coding sequence ATGAGCATGGAATATGAAACAGTCATTGGACTGGAAGTACATTGCCAGTTAAAAACAAAAACAAAAGTATGGTGTTCATGTAATGCCGATTATGATAATGAAGCGCCTAATGTTTCCACGTGTCCCATTTGTACAGGACAGCCCGGAGCATTGCCTAAGCTGAATGAGGAAGTGCTTAATTATGCCATAAAGGCGGCACTTGCACTGGATTGCGAAATCAATGGAGAGAGTCAGTTTGACAGAAAAAACTACTTCTATCCTGATTCACCAAAAAACTATCAGATAACACAGTATTTCAAGCCATATGCTGAAAATGGGAAACTGCATATTGTGACAAACAGTGGAAAGGAATCTGAAGTAGGTATAGAAAGAATTCAGATAGAGGAAGATACTGCAAAAAGCATACATACAGCATCAGAAAGCCTTTTAAACTATAACAGGGCTTCAGTACCTCTGATTGAGATAATTTCAAAGCCTGAAATAAAGAATGCCGAGGAGGCGTATGCCTATCTGAATACACTGAAGGACAGACTGAAATATACAAAAGTAAGTGACGTAAGCATGGAGCTTGGATCACTCAGATGTGATGCCAATGTATCGGTAAGAAAAAAAGGGGACACAGTTTTAGGGACAAGAACTGAAACTAAGAACCTGAATTCATTCAAGGCTGTCGTAAGGGCAATAGAATATGAAACAAACAGACAGATTGAAGTTATTGAAAATGGTGGAAGAGTTGTGCAGGAAACAAGGCTATGGGATGAAGAGCAGGGTGTTACAAGGCCTATGAGAAGTAAAGAGGAAGCAATGGATTATAGATACTTTCCTGAACCTGACCTGCCAAGAGTTATTATTTCTGATGACAGGCTTGAAAAAGTTAGAAAGGACATGCCTGAATTTGCAGATGAAAAAGCAAAAAGATTTATTGGAGAATATAAGCTGAATGAAAAGGAAGCGGCAACACTTGCAGGGGAGCTTGACCTTGCCGAGTACTATGAAGCAATGGTAAACGAATCAGGAGAACCTAAGCTGTCTGCAAACTGGATGCTGACGGAAGTTTTAAGAGTATTGAAAGAAAAAAATATTGGAATAGAAAAATTTTCAGTTTCTTCCGGAAATATTGCAAAGCTTATAAAACTGATTAAAGCAAATGTCATAAGTTCAAAAATAGCCAAGGAAGTTTTTGAACTGCTGTTATTGGAAGATAAGGATCCTGAAATCATAGTAAAGGAAAAGGGACTGATTCAGATAACTGACAACAGTGAAATTGAAAAAATAGTTGAACAGGTGCTGGAAGAAAATCAGCAGTCTGTTGAAGATTACAAGGCTGGTAAAAGTAATGCCCTTAAATACCTTGTGGGGCAGGCTATGAGACTTTCCAAAGGGAAAGCCAATCCTCAAATGATAAATGAATTAATTTTGAAAAAACTGGATTAG